A window of Ranitomeya variabilis isolate aRanVar5 chromosome 2, aRanVar5.hap1, whole genome shotgun sequence contains these coding sequences:
- the LOC143803665 gene encoding uncharacterized protein LOC143803665 yields the protein MEEYRRMGIDVGRLIDLVRDYPALWDPADESYKDKYFRDLAWTKIVRDLIPDWDKYPGSTQQQIDNDVRKRWRSIRDRFTKFLNECSKSGSSPSRRKFPFSEELQFLVSSRTLRKTEGNMSVADLEDSDKEDGAGSSSGVGGTISTSTPTASAESASTSAAAASTSSSAAAEASDSAEAVRVEKRAVYPVAAEKKKKKTKKNQDDQTVQIACDTLDLLKKSSSDDHCDSFAITVARKTRSLPPDRQSLFMSMVQMSLTALEDPAPISPYNEVLMGVLGLFRPRHRTPETPASRPQYLAHSQVTSGDRGSSQHMGGAPYQSEGSNVLYTPEYTFLN from the exons atggaggaataccgtcgcatggggatcgatgtcgggcgtctgattgatttg GTTCGGGATTATCCGGCCTTGTGGGACCCAGCTGATGAATCCTACAAGGATAAATATTTCCGGGACCTAGCCTGGACTAAAATAGTACGAGACCTTATCCCAGATTGGGACAAGTATCCAGGGAGTACACAGCAGCAAATTG ATAACGACGTGAGGAAACGTTGGCGCTCAATCAGAGACCGTTTCACGAAGTTCCTGAACGAATGTTCTAAGAGTGGCTCTTCGCCAAGCAGAAGAAAATTTCCCTTTAGCGAAGAGCTGCAGTTTCTTGTGTCCAGTAGGACATTGAGAAA gACGGAAGGAAACATGTCGGTGGCTGATCTGGAGGACAGCGACAAAgaggatggagcaggcagttcctctggagtgggagggaccatctctacctccactcccacagcttctgctgaatcagcatccacttcagcagctgctgcatcaacatctagttcagcagctgctgaagcatctgattccgcagaagctgtgagagtggagaagagagctgtctatccggtggcagcagagaaaaaaaaaaaaaaaacaaagaaaaaccaagATGACCAAACTGTCCAAATAGCTTGCGACACGTTAGATCTATTAAAAAAATCAAGTTCTGATGACCACTGCGACTCCTTCGCAATAACTGTGGCTAGAAAAACACGctccctgccaccggatagacaatctcttttcatgtccatggtccagatgtccctcactgctctggaggaccctgctccgatATCTCCATACAATGAAGTtctgatgggggtgttgggacttTTCAGGCCCCGACACCGAACACCGGAAACCCCAGCTTCCAGACCCCAGTATTTGGCCCACAGCCAAGTTACTTCGGGAGATAGAGGAAGTTCGCAGCATATGGGGGGAGCACCATATCAATCAGAGGGATCAAATGTCCTCTACACTCCAGAATATACTTTTCTGAATTGA